The window aatgacgatatttttgtaaggttgaacgtattcgcattgctaaacaacttattcttttAGTAATTCTCACAGCATATGATatccgcacaataattagttagagtACTTGAAcctagttctctctctctctctctctctatatatatatatatatatatatatatatatatatatatatatatatatatatatatatatatatatatataattttgtattatgagacaataattgttatttaatttgaaaattagtaattctatatttatttttcaaaaacacttaaagTTATGACACGCAAAATACATGACATAAAATATGTCGTAAACATGTATCGTAAATGTGTGTCATTaaagttttttcataaaaaaagatGACACGGAATTTTTTTGTcataaaatgtgtgtcataaGTTTATGACAAGCAAATGCATgtatcttcctttatgacaggggttTTAATGACACGTATTTGCATGGCATCTGACCCTTTTATGATATGTATTGTGTGTTATTAAATGGCTGTTTTTTAGTAGTGTCAATCTGCATATTGAATGATATGTTATTAAATGGCTGTTTTTTAGTAGTGTCAATCTGCATATTGAATGATATGTTACTTGTGTTAATTGAGTAACCAAGAGAGAATTTGGTTCATAAACATGCATTGTAAAGGAGTTATCGACTTATTGGAATTTATATATGTGGGATATTAAGCTCAACTGGAAGCTATTGTGGGATATTGAATCAATAAGATGCCCTATTTATGATATTGAAAGATAATGAGAATTTTGGTTCATGTCAAATGGTTTTGGTAAATTGATCACTAAGCTCCATAGCttatatatagtttaattaatgttAATTTCATGTACCACCCCAAGTCCCAAAGGTATGGAGCTACCTAGTTTAAGCTCTCAAATGGATTATCTAAGTAGgtcatatttatttatattatttgttagtaCTCTCAACAGCCAAGAGACTAAAGCATACATAGTACATCTTAACGCTTTCACGACCAGTTGCATAAAGTTTTGTAGGTCGATATCATCATTAGTTGAGTACTCACGAGGATCAACTTCCTTCACAATTAACTCTATCAATATTAGCTTTTCACTAAAATAAATTGTTATATTGAGCGTCTTATTCCCTTTACATCATGCATAAAAGGAGATTCATTTCATGAAATGCCAAGACATGCCTTATAATCAATATATTTACTATCTCTTTATGACCAACAAACAATCAGAATCTACACCACTTGCATATGTTCAAGGCTCACATGCATCCAATCACTCACAAGTATTATTAATTGCGTCGTAAATAGACATGATTCAGCTAACAAATTAAAATGGACAGTTTTCAACCTTCTAAACGCTTCAAGGAATGTGTTTTAGATAAGAGGAAATGACCATTATTAAATGTTCTTTCACAACATGAAATACATATGCCTTGTTTAGCAGCCCACTTGAAAACAAGTCTACTTGCACCATATAAAGGGTGACTTACACAATTAACATCTAAAATTAAAGCAAGCTTCACAGATAAGATTTAAACTAATTATTTCAATAAATATTGTATCACTGGATTTCTATATATCTCGTATGGGGTTGAAACCATGACACACCAAAAAtattgctagtgttccacaattAACCTCTCACATAGGTCTTAGGATTGATTGACGTGGATCATTCAAATGGTATAGTTTACTATTTTTTATTTATAGGAcattttttctgaaaaataaataaataaataaaaattcttACCACAGTTGCTAATGCCCAAACATTGAGAGACTAATTAAGAGGCATGTACGTACAAGATAAATTTGATCGATTTCATAGTTAATTTCATCCACTAAATTAGTTAAATTTAAGCGAAAGAAAAATACGTGAATAGTGCTTACAAATCATCAAAACTAAAAACGAAAATGCGCATTTAAATTTGGTCAATAATCCATTTTTTAGCCATTGATCGGGTCGATCCCGGGTTGAATATATATGGCTAGTTACCCACTTCCCCCTAAAGTCActcaataaatataaaatatccCAATACCTCCGAACCATTTTTCTCACTCCAGCCTCTATTTCTCTCTTAAAATCTCTCTGCAATTTCATTCAACTTTCAAATCATCAATTTTCTAATTCCAAATAATTGAAAACCCGTACAGTGTTATATTAAACACAAATATTTAAGGATCATAAAAATGGTGTTTGCAAAGTGGTGAAAGAAGGCAATATCGATATGCTACAAAGTAATATTGAAGCGGACGATGCTTTATTTATTTAGAGGCAAGTCTTTTGGATAAAAACAAATGATGAGTAGGCCAAAAGGTTTTTGAAGCCTAAATTAACAGCAAAATAAGACTAGAATTCGACTAGGTTAAGTCACCATAAATCATAATTCTTTGGTCCATGTAAAGATTATTGTGGTAGCTTGGAGGTGTTGTATCATTAATCAAATAGAGGGTCGAGTCAACATCATGGAATCTCTCACATAAGGGTGACATTGGATCACAAGCTTCATAAATGTTAATTGCAGAGTCTCATTATCATACACAACCAACATGTCACTCTCACTTATACGTGTttgttttgaatttgaaaaaaaaagctTGATTTACCACTTTGCAAGCTATCACAAAATTCTTTCTCGATGTCGTGTTTCCAGTAGGTTCATAAAAAACAACACATATTTTTAGTCTTTTAATTTTTCTCTGGTGATTATCCCTCAACAAATCAAAATCGCAACAAACCGATGGGTTTAGATTGCATTTAAGAACTTTGACCATATCATCTTCCAATAGTACTAATGAAAGTGGAAGTCTATCAAGATACCAttgtgagaaaaaaaaaaaagtttgtaaaTCGGGCTTTTCTAATTTGGGCTGAAGCCATATTGGTCATGGATCTTCTACCCTCTAGGACCCAATCGTTTTGGCTAATTGGGCCAGTCTAAGCACTCCTAATGGGCCTCGAACCAAATATCTGAATCTATTTAAATCATCACCAACTTATTTCACGTTAAATAAACGAAAAAAGTCAAACAATTTGCACCataaacatattaaaaataaaacaaaacatttAGATACAATTATTTCACCAAAGATATTATATATCATTGCATCAACAAAACTTAAATCATAAAAAAGATAAAAACTATTTCCCTAAAAATACATTCTTCTCTAACACCTACCATCTAAACAAATTCCTTTTCTTCACCATATTtcactctcttttttttttctttcatttatttctATCATCCAAAACAATACAACAATAGTAGTAGTaaaactcatcatcatcatctaaaTTAATTCACTAACAAGTCAGCTTTCACTATATAACAACAACAAATTACAAACACTACGCCGTGTGGGTGAGGTGGGTCCCGCTTCCTCTGCACACCAAAATCAAAATAACGTAAACAAATTTTGAATAATAtactttaataaataaataaaaatgaaattgttaCCTTAAACGAATTTAGGAGTTATTATTAACAAACAATGTGTCTTGAGTAAATTCACCAAATATATTAGGGCAATCTTCCCAATTTTGTTCTTCTCTTTTTTCCCAATAGCCGCCTACGTATTTATAGGTCCCATCTTCTCCATCTTTTTCAAACCACCTTGGCTTCCATCCGTTTTCTTGTAATTTTCTCGACTACAAAAATCACCAAAATACACTTTTTAATAATATTCGTTATACAGGTCAAAAAAAAAGTCTAAAATACCCATCGAATATGAAAAATATACCATTCTTTGCCTTGTCTCCAATCGTAATTTCTCAGAATTCGCCATGTCATATTCGCCATTCTCCAAATGCCTCTGATCTGGTCTAAGTCTTGAATCCGTTGGTGGAAGtttctccttttttttttttttttttttttttttttttttttttttttttttttttaaatacccaAAATcagatataaaaaaaaatagttgaaCGAATgtatcatatatttttttattaatttacctTGAGTCCTGGAGTTAACTCGTTCAATGTGATAGCGAATGAAGTTAAATTATAACGAGTAAGATTGACAGGTGGCATAGTCCTTTTCCACAAAAgattttcatcttttgttttactTGTTCCCTCTCCAATTGTGTAGTAAATACTATTGTCCCATTTTCCAAATATTGTCGCGTGTTTTTTACCACTTGAATCTTCGATAACCCCATGAACCTATTCAAAACATATAAATCTTActtacatttttatttttataaataaaagtgtGAGAATAGAatagatttatttatttaatttaattacctGGTGAGGATTCCTATCAAGAAGAGACTGTTCTTTAAATCTAAGCTTGCAAGATAACTCTCTATTACCAACTATATGCATAAGTCCATGATGATCACAATATACTTTTCCCAAAATAAGATTATAAATACTTGTTGTCACCTGtattttagataaaaaaaaaaaaaacaaacaattacTGTATTTAAAAAGGGTTCAAattttcataaatggtccctactAATTTTTAATATCAAGGATGtggtttgaaaacttttaatcatCTTTTACATACGACAGAGACCATTTATGAAACTTTGAACTCAAGGGCAAAATCGTCTTTTTTTACATACCTTACTCCAATGGAAAACTTCACCATCATCAAACTCAAGGGTCAAAAGTCCAACAGGGTCAAGCTGAATTGATCTCCCCCAAAATTTTGTTCTTATGTTGCTGTCCCCCCAAAATTTCCACCCTCTACCCTCACAGTGACAGGCAATCAGGGTAGGATGATGGCTCACCTGACATGtcagggtaatttagtaatttacaaaaaaaaaaaaacttttttcttTATATGTCAATTTAATTTCATTTAGTTTATTAACTTGACATAACAAACAAATTCCATTCCAACATACCAAATGTATAAACAAGATTCAAGTAGGAAATACAACAAACCTTTTCAGAAAAGAATCGAACGCCTTTTTCAGGGTAATCAGCTTCATAAGTTTCCCCTAATAAAGGATTGAAAGGTTTACAATGTCTTCCTTCAGAAGAAGCATAACCAGAAACTGCAAATGCTGCAACATTCAAGAGTCTTTGAAGACTATTGCCCTAGGACAAAAACACAAGGACATTAATTTCCTATTTTCCACcacatttttaaatttataaaaaaataaattatacctCTTTTCCATACTGATATGCACGATCAAGAAGGTAAGagtattcaagatcttcaaaacaCTTTTGGAGAGATGAAATAGGCTCATTGAAATAAACAGGTAGACATACACGTGTAAGATCTTTTCCTACATTGTCTTTAATCATTGACCATAAACTTACACCTTTTTCTTTCTCAATTGGATCTGGAAGCTTCTTTCTTCTTTCAAATCTCAACTGTTTGCTGTTTCTTTCATCCATAAATTCAGATTCCTTTGCTATAATTTGTCCAGAAAAATGATCTTTTGTGTCAAAAAAGTAACTTTCTTCTTCCTCTGAACCTTCCTCAAGCTCTTGTTTTTCAACATCATCCGATGATTCAGTTGTACTCCATTCTGAATATTATCAAGGGTAAATATGACAATATGGTAATTAACTAAAAGTCACTGAATTAGAAAAATAACTTACCGCTGTATTTTCCACGTTGAATATCTGATAACTCGTGTTGTGTTAATTGATATTCGCCTTCAGGAACTCCAGAGGGTTCGGTTTCTAAATTAGCAGCCTGATAGATTAATGTAAATCAAGATTTCAAATTACAAATAAATTcaacatttttaacccaaaataaataaataaataagaattgaagAAAATTTACCTCGAGTTGCCTCAAGGTGTCGAGCAAACTGGAACGTTCTTCACAGAGAACTCTAACTTGGCCttgaatttctgaaaattctgtgagCATAATCTGCTCACAGTCTTTTACAAGTACTTCACTTGTACCTTCTTCAAGTAAACGTTGCTTTAACTTTTCAGTTGATAATGATATATCGGTTTGTACAATGGATATTTTGTCATTTAATCTTCTTAAAGAAAACAGATTTCTAGCAGAAGCCAAAGCTTCAATCCAAGCTACTCTTTCTTCCTTCAAACTAGTCCTCAAATGAAGTGTCTTTGTAGCAGTGAATATGTAAAAGCGTCTACTATCGGATCTGCTCTCTCGAAATGATGAGATCTGtaaaaaagaaatatatatatatatatatatatatatatatatatatatatatatatatatatatatatatatatatatatatatatgtgaaaatTATCACATTGTGATTGGGTTTTGAAATCCGAAAAGAATAACGAAAGCAAAATAACAGAATAACAGAATCGAGATCATTAAGATGCAGGTTTTACACTAAAAC of the Lactuca sativa cultivar Salinas chromosome 6, Lsat_Salinas_v11, whole genome shotgun sequence genome contains:
- the LOC111886877 gene encoding oxysterol-binding protein-related protein 2A isoform X2, whose amino-acid sequence is MCFCFVLLFHTLISSGSCLVISSFRESRSDSRRFYIFTATKTLHLRTSLKEERVAWIEALASARNLFSLRRLNDKISIVQTDISLSTEKLKQRLLEEGTSEVLVKDCEQIMLTEFSEIQGQVRVLCEERSSLLDTLRQLEAANLETEPSGVPEGEYQLTQHELSDIQRGKYSEWSTTESSDDVEKQELEEGSEEEESYFFDTKDHFSGQIIAKESEFMDERNSKQLRFERRKKLPDPIEKEKGVSLWSMIKDNVGKDLTRVCLPVYFNEPISSLQKCFEDLEYSYLLDRAYQYGKEGNSLQRLLNVAAFAVSGYASSEGRHCKPFNPLLGETYEADYPEKGVRFFSEKVSHHPTLIACHCEGRGWKFWGDSNIRTKFWGRSIQLDPVGLLTLEFDDGEVFHWSKVTTSIYNLILGKVYCDHHGLMHIVGNRELSCKLRFKEQSLLDRNPHQVHGVIEDSSGKKHATIFGKWDNSIYYTIGEGTSKTKDENLLWKRTMPPVNLTRYNLTSFAITLNELTPGLKEKLPPTDSRLRPDQRHLENGEYDMANSEKLRLETRQRMSRKLQENGWKPRWFEKDGEDGTYKYVGGYWEKREEQNWEDCPNIFGEFTQDTLFVNNNS
- the LOC111886877 gene encoding oxysterol-binding protein-related protein 2B isoform X1, producing the protein MRVKEMYPLCCISLESSAIGDNSPEPMPTLSRSCSVADMRSDPNAIGWPSSGSDSGSGSSSFAGVLYKWTNYGKGWRSRWFLLRNGVLSYSKILRPESLIAADDVRFIGDVSSGRLKRLNSSGTRRNKHQKTVGIVHLKISSFRESRSDSRRFYIFTATKTLHLRTSLKEERVAWIEALASARNLFSLRRLNDKISIVQTDISLSTEKLKQRLLEEGTSEVLVKDCEQIMLTEFSEIQGQVRVLCEERSSLLDTLRQLEAANLETEPSGVPEGEYQLTQHELSDIQRGKYSEWSTTESSDDVEKQELEEGSEEEESYFFDTKDHFSGQIIAKESEFMDERNSKQLRFERRKKLPDPIEKEKGVSLWSMIKDNVGKDLTRVCLPVYFNEPISSLQKCFEDLEYSYLLDRAYQYGKEGNSLQRLLNVAAFAVSGYASSEGRHCKPFNPLLGETYEADYPEKGVRFFSEKVSHHPTLIACHCEGRGWKFWGDSNIRTKFWGRSIQLDPVGLLTLEFDDGEVFHWSKVTTSIYNLILGKVYCDHHGLMHIVGNRELSCKLRFKEQSLLDRNPHQVHGVIEDSSGKKHATIFGKWDNSIYYTIGEGTSKTKDENLLWKRTMPPVNLTRYNLTSFAITLNELTPGLKEKLPPTDSRLRPDQRHLENGEYDMANSEKLRLETRQRMSRKLQENGWKPRWFEKDGEDGTYKYVGGYWEKREEQNWEDCPNIFGEFTQDTLFVNNNS